The following coding sequences lie in one Halococcus hamelinensis 100A6 genomic window:
- a CDS encoding zinc-dependent alcohol dehydrogenase family protein, with the protein MQAVVLEEFQEPLTVQDVDRPEPEPDGAVAEVVGCGVCRSDWHCWQGDWDWFGYRPDPPHVLGHEPTGRIVAVGEDVETVEEGQEVAIPFNFACGICDRCRNGRENICDNHVGLGFMNEAPGAFAEEVHIPHADINAVALPDTIDAETAAGCGCRFMTSFHAMAHRGPVHAGDDVVIHGCGGIGLSAVHIANALGGNVIAVDLMDEKLEKAEELGAVATVNASDVDDAAGEVRAITDGGADVSADALGIETTCRNAVNSLRKGGTHVQIGLTTSDEAGMIPLPTDDFVAKEIDFHGSLGLQPSRYSEMLDMIESSKLDPSALVEKTVDIHGVPDELAAMTDFNTLGIPVCTDFSS; encoded by the coding sequence ATGCAGGCAGTCGTACTGGAGGAGTTTCAGGAGCCGTTGACCGTCCAGGACGTGGATCGTCCCGAACCGGAACCCGACGGAGCCGTGGCCGAGGTCGTCGGCTGCGGCGTGTGCCGTTCGGACTGGCACTGCTGGCAGGGCGACTGGGACTGGTTCGGCTACCGTCCCGACCCGCCACACGTTCTCGGTCACGAACCGACCGGCCGCATCGTCGCCGTCGGGGAGGACGTCGAGACCGTCGAGGAGGGCCAGGAGGTCGCCATCCCGTTCAACTTCGCGTGTGGCATCTGCGACCGATGTCGGAACGGGCGCGAGAACATCTGTGATAACCACGTCGGTCTCGGGTTCATGAACGAGGCCCCCGGTGCGTTCGCCGAGGAGGTCCACATCCCGCACGCCGACATCAACGCCGTGGCGCTCCCGGACACCATCGACGCCGAGACCGCTGCGGGGTGTGGCTGCCGGTTCATGACCTCGTTCCACGCGATGGCCCACCGCGGGCCCGTCCACGCCGGCGACGACGTGGTGATCCACGGCTGTGGCGGCATCGGCCTCTCGGCGGTCCACATCGCGAACGCGCTCGGCGGTAACGTGATCGCGGTGGACCTCATGGACGAGAAGCTCGAGAAGGCCGAGGAGCTCGGCGCGGTCGCCACCGTCAACGCCAGTGACGTCGACGACGCCGCGGGCGAGGTCCGGGCCATCACCGACGGCGGCGCGGACGTCTCCGCCGACGCGCTCGGGATCGAGACGACGTGCCGGAACGCGGTCAACAGCCTTCGAAAGGGCGGGACACACGTCCAGATCGGGCTGACCACGTCCGACGAGGCGGGAATGATCCCGTTGCCGACCGACGACTTCGTCGCGAAGGAGATAGACTTCCACGGCTCGCTCGGGCTCCAGCCGTCGCGCTACAGCGAGATGCTCGACATGATCGAATCCAGCAAGCTCGACCCCTCGGCGCTGGTCGAGAAGACCGTCGACATCCACGGCGTGCCCGACGAACTCGCGGCGATGACCGACTTCAACACGCTGGGGATCCCGGTCTGTACCGACTTCAGCAGCTAA
- a CDS encoding dsRNA-binding motif domain-containing protein — MTEYYVTVGDDVVEGPFETRKEAKRRKDELSTNEVGVRYRVSARS, encoded by the coding sequence ATGACCGAATACTACGTCACCGTCGGCGACGACGTGGTCGAGGGGCCGTTCGAGACCCGAAAGGAGGCGAAACGGCGCAAGGACGAACTCAGCACCAACGAGGTCGGGGTCCGCTACCGGGTCTCGGCGCGGTCGTAG
- the gatD gene encoding Glu-tRNA(Gln) amidotransferase subunit GatD, whose product MNPGDRVRLAREGRTHEGVLLPSSTDEHVVLKLDGGYNVGIEREGSEVEVVEADVYDIERDDEDDASEVEFDDDLPTVALISTGGTIASTVDYRTGAVTAQFDAEDVLRAVPELAGRANYRGRVVANILSENMTPGIWQDLAHAVHEEVEAGADGVVVMHGTDTMQFSASALAFMLDTPVPIVFTGSQRSADRPSSDNVMNAVCAVEAAKSDCAEVLVCMHATDSDDRCALHRGTRVRKNHTSRRDAFETVGARPLGWVDYEADEVGFRREYSERDGTSLAISPDLETDVELVKFTPGTSEAVLDAVSGSAGLVIEGTGLGHVHTDWIPRLRELIENGTTVAMTSQCLGGRVCDRVYDTGRDLLDAGVVEAEDTLPGTAKVKLMWALANADDPAKTMRTPVAGECSERSVPLENAPEGRP is encoded by the coding sequence ATGAATCCGGGCGACCGCGTCCGACTCGCGCGCGAGGGCCGAACCCACGAGGGCGTACTCCTCCCCTCCTCGACCGACGAGCACGTCGTCCTCAAGCTCGACGGCGGCTACAACGTCGGCATCGAGCGGGAGGGAAGCGAGGTCGAGGTCGTCGAAGCCGACGTCTACGACATCGAGCGCGACGACGAGGACGACGCCTCGGAAGTCGAGTTCGACGACGACCTTCCGACCGTGGCGCTGATCTCGACGGGGGGAACCATCGCCTCCACCGTCGACTACCGAACCGGCGCGGTGACCGCCCAGTTCGACGCCGAGGACGTGCTTCGGGCGGTGCCGGAGCTCGCGGGCCGGGCGAACTATCGGGGGAGGGTGGTGGCGAACATCCTCTCGGAGAACATGACCCCGGGGATCTGGCAGGACCTCGCGCACGCGGTCCACGAGGAGGTCGAGGCGGGCGCGGACGGCGTCGTGGTGATGCACGGCACCGACACGATGCAGTTCTCGGCCTCGGCGCTGGCGTTCATGCTCGATACCCCCGTTCCCATCGTGTTCACCGGCAGCCAGCGTTCGGCCGACCGGCCCTCCTCCGACAACGTGATGAACGCGGTCTGTGCCGTCGAGGCCGCCAAGTCCGACTGCGCGGAGGTACTGGTCTGTATGCACGCGACCGACTCGGACGACCGCTGTGCGCTCCACCGCGGGACGAGGGTCAGAAAGAACCACACCTCGCGCCGCGACGCCTTCGAGACGGTGGGTGCGCGTCCGCTCGGCTGGGTCGACTACGAGGCCGATGAGGTGGGTTTCCGACGCGAGTACTCCGAACGCGATGGGACGTCGCTCGCCATCTCCCCCGACCTCGAAACCGACGTCGAGCTCGTGAAGTTCACGCCCGGTACGAGCGAGGCGGTGCTCGATGCGGTCTCGGGGAGCGCCGGTCTCGTCATCGAGGGAACGGGATTGGGCCACGTCCACACCGACTGGATACCGCGGCTTCGTGAACTGATCGAGAACGGGACGACCGTCGCGATGACGAGCCAGTGTCTCGGCGGGCGGGTCTGCGACCGGGTCTACGACACCGGGCGTGACCTCCTCGACGCCGGCGTCGTCGAGGCAGAGGACACCCTCCCGGGAACCGCGAAGGTCAAACTGATGTGGGCGCTCGCGAACGCCGACGACCCTGCGAAGACGATGCGAACCCCGGTGGCGGGCGAGTGTTCCGAGCGCTCGGTCCCGCTCGAAAACGCCCCCGAGGGACGGCCGTGA